A region from the Lolium perenne isolate Kyuss_39 chromosome 4, Kyuss_2.0, whole genome shotgun sequence genome encodes:
- the LOC127293246 gene encoding uncharacterized protein isoform X2, producing the protein MEMRGNFLRPPAAEDTGKSVTFPNIGDANCTNLSSSTGSSSSSLSLDPPDFLSQVHAACKRQRPPAQFKPPRATRVLLSGGEGPTKAGPSPSVTQNSEGKAMQKQRGVLRASRLQNVVVPDQKNVNTTAVLPASNQNELLTTPTMLSTVTDTHNQNGSENDQQKVEDDLLVDRNKLSLNVSSSQMTSRNASVGIGFKKEQFYSVGDAHLTSQSDNVGVTTDSRMDSMLSYLHSVSLTAGDDFPVAQSTHDQHGENQKLEIAGAASEMDVKYDAANLSQIGVEEASNQNHGEPMTRCSVIGSSVTAVSMFSGQNTRVPRNNQYASPMHMPECTVESSAAIPGSVPPKQQAAAIPSSAGDWNPPNQQVPNLANYAMEKATPGNENGLPSQGQRLPANDQSTSARDGGTSQASGSQKERRKNNYGPNPFIKVNGKMYQTLGKIGSGGSSEVHKVISKECAIYALKKIKLRGRDYPTAYGFCQEIEYLNNLKGKSNIIQLIDYEVTDKNLLKEGCVSPRDGRINDDQYIYMVLEFGEIDLAHMVAQKWKERNNTTMKIDENWLRFYWQQMLEAVNTIHEERIVHSDLKPANFMLVRGSLKLIDFGIAKAIMNDTTNIQRDSQVGTLNYMSPEAFMCNEQDSGGNVVKCGRPSDIWSLGCILYQMVYGKTPFADYKTFWAKFKAVTDRNHVISYEPVDNPWLIDLMQRCLAWDRDERWRIPQLLQHPFLVPLVPGHLPRIDRDPCNLLMERFRVHCANPEVSRLCSELQVVIAKLEEDQGSPTAKHSPEKG; encoded by the exons ATGGAGATGAGGGGTAATTTCCTTCGCCCCCCGGCCGCTGAAGACACCGGCAAGAGCGTCACGTTCCCCAACATCGGGGACGCCAACTGCACCAACCTGAGCTCCTCCAcgggctcctcttcctcctccctctCGCTCGACCCTCCGGACTTCCTCAGCCAGGTCCATGCGGCCTGCAAGCGCCAGAGGCCTCCCG CGCAGTTCAAGCCACCGCGGGCAACCCGTGTCCTGCTGTCTGGAGGCGAGGGACCGACAAAAGCTGGTCCCAGCCCTTCCGTTACCCAGAATTCTGAAGGAAAGGCTATGCAGAAGCAAAGAGGCGTGCTGCGGGCCTCCAGGTTGCAGAATGTGGTGGTGCCTGATCAAAAGAATGTGAACACCACAGCCGTATTACCTGCATCAAATCAAAACGAGCTGTTGACTACACCTACGATGTTGAGTACTGTCACAGACACCCATAACCAGAATGGCAGTGAGAATGACCAGCAGAAGGTTGAAGACGATCTGTTGGTGGATCGGAATAAGTTGTCGCTAAACGTTTCGTCTTCTCAGATGACATCTCGAAATGCATCGGTGGGCATAGGTTTCAAGAAAGAGCAGTTTTATTCAGTTGGTGATGCACACTTAACTTCCCAGA GTGATAATGTAGGAGTCACTACTGACAGTAGAATGGACAGTATGTTGTCTTATCTGCATTCTGTTTCATTGACAGCAGGGGATGATTTTCCTGTGGCTCAATCAACCCATGATCAACACGGGGAAAATCAGAAGCTTGAGATAGCCGGTGCGGCAAGTGAGATGGATGTCAAGTATGATGCAGCAAATTTGTCTCAAATAGGTGTTGAAGAGGCTTCTAATCAGAATCATGGAGAGCCAATGACCCGTTGCTCTGTCATTGGTTCTTCTGTCACTGCTGTATCAATGTTTTCAGGGCAAAATACGCGAGTTCCTCGGAACAACCAATATGCTTCACCAATGCATATGCCTGAATGTACAGTGGAATCATCTGCAGCTATACCAGGCAGTGTCCCTCCAAAACAGCAAGCAGCTGCAATACCATCAAGTGCTGGTGATTGGAACCCCCCAAACCAGCAGGTTCCTAATCTGGCCAATTATGCCATGGAGAAAGCAACTCCTGGCAATGAAAATGGTTTGCCATCCCAAGGCCAACGATTACCTGCAAACGACCAATCTACGTCTGCCAGGGATGGTGGTACTTCACAAGCAAGTGGGAGCCAGAAGGAGCGCCGAAAAAACAATTATGGTCCTAACCCTTTCATTAAGGTGAATGGGAAAATGTATCAGACACTTGGTAAAATAGGATCTGGGGGCAGCAGTGAAGTTCACAAAGTTATATCAAAGGAGTGTGCAATATATGCCCTGAAAAAGATCAAGCTTAGAGGTCGTGACTACCCTACTGCCTATGGCTTTTGCCAAGAAATTGAATACCTGAATAATTTGAAAGGAAAGAGTAACATCATACAGTTAATTGATTATGAG GTCACTGATAAAAATTTACTTAAGGAAGGTTGTGTCTCACCTCGGGATGGAAGAATTAATGATGACCAATACATTTACATGGTCCTTGAGTTTGGAGAAATTGATTTAGCACATATGGTTGCTCAAAAGTGGAAGGAAAGGAACAACACAACTATGAAGATAGATGAAAACTGGCTGCGGTTTTATTGGCAG CAAATGCTTGAAGCAGTCAATACGATACATGAGGAACGGATAGTGCACTCCGATCTGAAGCCTGCCAATTTTATGCTTGTGAGGGGATCTCTGAAACTCATCGACTTCGGCATTGCCAAAGCTATAATGAATGATACGACAAACATTCAACGTGATTCCCAG GTAGGAACACTTAACTACATGTCACCTGAAGCATTCATGTGCAATGAGCAAGATTCAGGCGGGAATGTTGTCAAGTGTGGACGCCCATCTGATATTTGGTCCCTTGGCTGTATTCTTTACCAGATGGTGTATGGCAAGACACCATTTGCGGATTACAAGACATTCTGGGCCAAGTTTAAAGCCGTCACAGATAGGAACCATGTGATCAGCTACGAACCGGTCGACAACCCCTGGCTCATTGATCTGATGCAGAGGTGCCTTGCCTGGGACCGAGACGAACGGTGGAGAATACCTCAGTTGCTCCAGCACCCGTTTCTGGTTCCTCTGGTGCCAGGGCATTTGCCTCGCATCGATCGTGATCCATGCAATTTGCTGATGGAGAGGTTCAGAGTGCACTGCGCCAATCCCGAGGTTTCCAGACTTTGTTCCGAGCTTCAGGTTGTGATTGCGAAGCTCGAGGAGGACCAAGGCAGTCCAACCGCTAAACATAGTCCAGAGAAAGGTTAA
- the LOC127293246 gene encoding uncharacterized protein isoform X3, with product MEMRGNFLRPPAAEDTGKSVTFPNIGDANCTNLSSSTGSSSSSLSLDPPDFLSQVHAACKRQRPPGSAQFKPPRATRVLLSGGEGPTKAGPSPSVTQNSEGKAMQKQRGVLRASRLQNVVVPDQKNVNTTAVLPASNQNELLTTPTMLSTVTDTHNQNGSENDQQKVEDDLLVDRNKLSLNVSSSQMTSRNASVGIGFKKEQFYSVGDAHLTSQTGDDFPVAQSTHDQHGENQKLEIAGAASEMDVKYDAANLSQIGVEEASNQNHGEPMTRCSVIGSSVTAVSMFSGQNTRVPRNNQYASPMHMPECTVESSAAIPGSVPPKQQAAAIPSSAGDWNPPNQQVPNLANYAMEKATPGNENGLPSQGQRLPANDQSTSARDGGTSQASGSQKERRKNNYGPNPFIKVNGKMYQTLGKIGSGGSSEVHKVISKECAIYALKKIKLRGRDYPTAYGFCQEIEYLNNLKGKSNIIQLIDYEVTDKNLLKEGCVSPRDGRINDDQYIYMVLEFGEIDLAHMVAQKWKERNNTTMKIDENWLRFYWQQMLEAVNTIHEERIVHSDLKPANFMLVRGSLKLIDFGIAKAIMNDTTNIQRDSQVGTLNYMSPEAFMCNEQDSGGNVVKCGRPSDIWSLGCILYQMVYGKTPFADYKTFWAKFKAVTDRNHVISYEPVDNPWLIDLMQRCLAWDRDERWRIPQLLQHPFLVPLVPGHLPRIDRDPCNLLMERFRVHCANPEVSRLCSELQVVIAKLEEDQGSPTAKHSPEKG from the exons ATGGAGATGAGGGGTAATTTCCTTCGCCCCCCGGCCGCTGAAGACACCGGCAAGAGCGTCACGTTCCCCAACATCGGGGACGCCAACTGCACCAACCTGAGCTCCTCCAcgggctcctcttcctcctccctctCGCTCGACCCTCCGGACTTCCTCAGCCAGGTCCATGCGGCCTGCAAGCGCCAGAGGCCTCCCG GTTCAGCGCAGTTCAAGCCACCGCGGGCAACCCGTGTCCTGCTGTCTGGAGGCGAGGGACCGACAAAAGCTGGTCCCAGCCCTTCCGTTACCCAGAATTCTGAAGGAAAGGCTATGCAGAAGCAAAGAGGCGTGCTGCGGGCCTCCAGGTTGCAGAATGTGGTGGTGCCTGATCAAAAGAATGTGAACACCACAGCCGTATTACCTGCATCAAATCAAAACGAGCTGTTGACTACACCTACGATGTTGAGTACTGTCACAGACACCCATAACCAGAATGGCAGTGAGAATGACCAGCAGAAGGTTGAAGACGATCTGTTGGTGGATCGGAATAAGTTGTCGCTAAACGTTTCGTCTTCTCAGATGACATCTCGAAATGCATCGGTGGGCATAGGTTTCAAGAAAGAGCAGTTTTATTCAGTTGGTGATGCACACTTAACTTCCCAGA CAGGGGATGATTTTCCTGTGGCTCAATCAACCCATGATCAACACGGGGAAAATCAGAAGCTTGAGATAGCCGGTGCGGCAAGTGAGATGGATGTCAAGTATGATGCAGCAAATTTGTCTCAAATAGGTGTTGAAGAGGCTTCTAATCAGAATCATGGAGAGCCAATGACCCGTTGCTCTGTCATTGGTTCTTCTGTCACTGCTGTATCAATGTTTTCAGGGCAAAATACGCGAGTTCCTCGGAACAACCAATATGCTTCACCAATGCATATGCCTGAATGTACAGTGGAATCATCTGCAGCTATACCAGGCAGTGTCCCTCCAAAACAGCAAGCAGCTGCAATACCATCAAGTGCTGGTGATTGGAACCCCCCAAACCAGCAGGTTCCTAATCTGGCCAATTATGCCATGGAGAAAGCAACTCCTGGCAATGAAAATGGTTTGCCATCCCAAGGCCAACGATTACCTGCAAACGACCAATCTACGTCTGCCAGGGATGGTGGTACTTCACAAGCAAGTGGGAGCCAGAAGGAGCGCCGAAAAAACAATTATGGTCCTAACCCTTTCATTAAGGTGAATGGGAAAATGTATCAGACACTTGGTAAAATAGGATCTGGGGGCAGCAGTGAAGTTCACAAAGTTATATCAAAGGAGTGTGCAATATATGCCCTGAAAAAGATCAAGCTTAGAGGTCGTGACTACCCTACTGCCTATGGCTTTTGCCAAGAAATTGAATACCTGAATAATTTGAAAGGAAAGAGTAACATCATACAGTTAATTGATTATGAG GTCACTGATAAAAATTTACTTAAGGAAGGTTGTGTCTCACCTCGGGATGGAAGAATTAATGATGACCAATACATTTACATGGTCCTTGAGTTTGGAGAAATTGATTTAGCACATATGGTTGCTCAAAAGTGGAAGGAAAGGAACAACACAACTATGAAGATAGATGAAAACTGGCTGCGGTTTTATTGGCAG CAAATGCTTGAAGCAGTCAATACGATACATGAGGAACGGATAGTGCACTCCGATCTGAAGCCTGCCAATTTTATGCTTGTGAGGGGATCTCTGAAACTCATCGACTTCGGCATTGCCAAAGCTATAATGAATGATACGACAAACATTCAACGTGATTCCCAG GTAGGAACACTTAACTACATGTCACCTGAAGCATTCATGTGCAATGAGCAAGATTCAGGCGGGAATGTTGTCAAGTGTGGACGCCCATCTGATATTTGGTCCCTTGGCTGTATTCTTTACCAGATGGTGTATGGCAAGACACCATTTGCGGATTACAAGACATTCTGGGCCAAGTTTAAAGCCGTCACAGATAGGAACCATGTGATCAGCTACGAACCGGTCGACAACCCCTGGCTCATTGATCTGATGCAGAGGTGCCTTGCCTGGGACCGAGACGAACGGTGGAGAATACCTCAGTTGCTCCAGCACCCGTTTCTGGTTCCTCTGGTGCCAGGGCATTTGCCTCGCATCGATCGTGATCCATGCAATTTGCTGATGGAGAGGTTCAGAGTGCACTGCGCCAATCCCGAGGTTTCCAGACTTTGTTCCGAGCTTCAGGTTGTGATTGCGAAGCTCGAGGAGGACCAAGGCAGTCCAACCGCTAAACATAGTCCAGAGAAAGGTTAA
- the LOC127293246 gene encoding uncharacterized protein isoform X1 — protein MEMRGNFLRPPAAEDTGKSVTFPNIGDANCTNLSSSTGSSSSSLSLDPPDFLSQVHAACKRQRPPGSAQFKPPRATRVLLSGGEGPTKAGPSPSVTQNSEGKAMQKQRGVLRASRLQNVVVPDQKNVNTTAVLPASNQNELLTTPTMLSTVTDTHNQNGSENDQQKVEDDLLVDRNKLSLNVSSSQMTSRNASVGIGFKKEQFYSVGDAHLTSQSDNVGVTTDSRMDSMLSYLHSVSLTAGDDFPVAQSTHDQHGENQKLEIAGAASEMDVKYDAANLSQIGVEEASNQNHGEPMTRCSVIGSSVTAVSMFSGQNTRVPRNNQYASPMHMPECTVESSAAIPGSVPPKQQAAAIPSSAGDWNPPNQQVPNLANYAMEKATPGNENGLPSQGQRLPANDQSTSARDGGTSQASGSQKERRKNNYGPNPFIKVNGKMYQTLGKIGSGGSSEVHKVISKECAIYALKKIKLRGRDYPTAYGFCQEIEYLNNLKGKSNIIQLIDYEVTDKNLLKEGCVSPRDGRINDDQYIYMVLEFGEIDLAHMVAQKWKERNNTTMKIDENWLRFYWQQMLEAVNTIHEERIVHSDLKPANFMLVRGSLKLIDFGIAKAIMNDTTNIQRDSQVGTLNYMSPEAFMCNEQDSGGNVVKCGRPSDIWSLGCILYQMVYGKTPFADYKTFWAKFKAVTDRNHVISYEPVDNPWLIDLMQRCLAWDRDERWRIPQLLQHPFLVPLVPGHLPRIDRDPCNLLMERFRVHCANPEVSRLCSELQVVIAKLEEDQGSPTAKHSPEKG, from the exons ATGGAGATGAGGGGTAATTTCCTTCGCCCCCCGGCCGCTGAAGACACCGGCAAGAGCGTCACGTTCCCCAACATCGGGGACGCCAACTGCACCAACCTGAGCTCCTCCAcgggctcctcttcctcctccctctCGCTCGACCCTCCGGACTTCCTCAGCCAGGTCCATGCGGCCTGCAAGCGCCAGAGGCCTCCCG GTTCAGCGCAGTTCAAGCCACCGCGGGCAACCCGTGTCCTGCTGTCTGGAGGCGAGGGACCGACAAAAGCTGGTCCCAGCCCTTCCGTTACCCAGAATTCTGAAGGAAAGGCTATGCAGAAGCAAAGAGGCGTGCTGCGGGCCTCCAGGTTGCAGAATGTGGTGGTGCCTGATCAAAAGAATGTGAACACCACAGCCGTATTACCTGCATCAAATCAAAACGAGCTGTTGACTACACCTACGATGTTGAGTACTGTCACAGACACCCATAACCAGAATGGCAGTGAGAATGACCAGCAGAAGGTTGAAGACGATCTGTTGGTGGATCGGAATAAGTTGTCGCTAAACGTTTCGTCTTCTCAGATGACATCTCGAAATGCATCGGTGGGCATAGGTTTCAAGAAAGAGCAGTTTTATTCAGTTGGTGATGCACACTTAACTTCCCAGA GTGATAATGTAGGAGTCACTACTGACAGTAGAATGGACAGTATGTTGTCTTATCTGCATTCTGTTTCATTGACAGCAGGGGATGATTTTCCTGTGGCTCAATCAACCCATGATCAACACGGGGAAAATCAGAAGCTTGAGATAGCCGGTGCGGCAAGTGAGATGGATGTCAAGTATGATGCAGCAAATTTGTCTCAAATAGGTGTTGAAGAGGCTTCTAATCAGAATCATGGAGAGCCAATGACCCGTTGCTCTGTCATTGGTTCTTCTGTCACTGCTGTATCAATGTTTTCAGGGCAAAATACGCGAGTTCCTCGGAACAACCAATATGCTTCACCAATGCATATGCCTGAATGTACAGTGGAATCATCTGCAGCTATACCAGGCAGTGTCCCTCCAAAACAGCAAGCAGCTGCAATACCATCAAGTGCTGGTGATTGGAACCCCCCAAACCAGCAGGTTCCTAATCTGGCCAATTATGCCATGGAGAAAGCAACTCCTGGCAATGAAAATGGTTTGCCATCCCAAGGCCAACGATTACCTGCAAACGACCAATCTACGTCTGCCAGGGATGGTGGTACTTCACAAGCAAGTGGGAGCCAGAAGGAGCGCCGAAAAAACAATTATGGTCCTAACCCTTTCATTAAGGTGAATGGGAAAATGTATCAGACACTTGGTAAAATAGGATCTGGGGGCAGCAGTGAAGTTCACAAAGTTATATCAAAGGAGTGTGCAATATATGCCCTGAAAAAGATCAAGCTTAGAGGTCGTGACTACCCTACTGCCTATGGCTTTTGCCAAGAAATTGAATACCTGAATAATTTGAAAGGAAAGAGTAACATCATACAGTTAATTGATTATGAG GTCACTGATAAAAATTTACTTAAGGAAGGTTGTGTCTCACCTCGGGATGGAAGAATTAATGATGACCAATACATTTACATGGTCCTTGAGTTTGGAGAAATTGATTTAGCACATATGGTTGCTCAAAAGTGGAAGGAAAGGAACAACACAACTATGAAGATAGATGAAAACTGGCTGCGGTTTTATTGGCAG CAAATGCTTGAAGCAGTCAATACGATACATGAGGAACGGATAGTGCACTCCGATCTGAAGCCTGCCAATTTTATGCTTGTGAGGGGATCTCTGAAACTCATCGACTTCGGCATTGCCAAAGCTATAATGAATGATACGACAAACATTCAACGTGATTCCCAG GTAGGAACACTTAACTACATGTCACCTGAAGCATTCATGTGCAATGAGCAAGATTCAGGCGGGAATGTTGTCAAGTGTGGACGCCCATCTGATATTTGGTCCCTTGGCTGTATTCTTTACCAGATGGTGTATGGCAAGACACCATTTGCGGATTACAAGACATTCTGGGCCAAGTTTAAAGCCGTCACAGATAGGAACCATGTGATCAGCTACGAACCGGTCGACAACCCCTGGCTCATTGATCTGATGCAGAGGTGCCTTGCCTGGGACCGAGACGAACGGTGGAGAATACCTCAGTTGCTCCAGCACCCGTTTCTGGTTCCTCTGGTGCCAGGGCATTTGCCTCGCATCGATCGTGATCCATGCAATTTGCTGATGGAGAGGTTCAGAGTGCACTGCGCCAATCCCGAGGTTTCCAGACTTTGTTCCGAGCTTCAGGTTGTGATTGCGAAGCTCGAGGAGGACCAAGGCAGTCCAACCGCTAAACATAGTCCAGAGAAAGGTTAA
- the LOC139839028 gene encoding uncharacterized protein, with product MVRTRWLKMDEDFAAVARRNAENRGDGGTHCGGNLSYERYKGKTRAELGPDEEISDLEIYNKMRLKKPDLSQPQPSLPEYFGTYAEDAENYCAMVRHRHPEVDDPMSVEVDEESLVLSSGGLPHGRLAMMNKAVKHKLTTTFTRLKASMLANQTGQTVDLGLMPPFPGPAPNYPSKENFDAEYYGRTALTEN from the exons atggttaggacgaggtggctcaagatggacgaggactttgcagccgtggcgaggcggaacgcggagaaccgaggcgacggtggcacacactgtgggggaaacctcagctacgagcgctacaaggggaagacg AGGGCCGAGTTAGGACCCGACGAGGAGATTTCTGACCtcgagatatacaacaagatgcggcttaagaagcccgatctctcgcagcctcagccctcgctcccTGAGTACTTCGGCACCTACGCCGAGGACGCCGAGAACTACTGCGCGATGGTGaggcatcgtcacccggaggtggatgaccccatgagcgtggaggtcgacgaggagtcgttggtcctgtcgtccGGAGGGTTGCCGCATGGCCGTCTCGCCATGATGAACAAGGCCGTGAAGCATAAGCTCACCACGACCTTCACGCGTCTCAAG gcgtcGATGCTGGCCAATCAAACTGGACAGACAGTGGATTTAGGGCTGATGCCTCCCTTTCCGGGGCCGGCGCCAAACTATCCATCGAAGGAAAATTTCGATGCGGAGTACTATGGGAGAACAGCG TTGACTGAGAACTAA
- the LOC127293246 gene encoding uncharacterized protein isoform X4 has product MEMRGNFLRPPAAEDTGKSVTFPNIGDANCTNLSSSTGSSSSSLSLDPPDFLSQVHAACKRQRPPGSAQFKPPRATRVLLSGGEGPTKAGPSPSVTQNSEGKAMQKQRGVLRASRLQNVVVPDQKNVNTTAVLPASNQNELLTTPTMLSTVTDTHNQNGSENDQQKVEDDLLVDRNKLSLNVSSSQMTSRNASVGIGFKKEQFYSVGDAHLTSQRDDFPVAQSTHDQHGENQKLEIAGAASEMDVKYDAANLSQIGVEEASNQNHGEPMTRCSVIGSSVTAVSMFSGQNTRVPRNNQYASPMHMPECTVESSAAIPGSVPPKQQAAAIPSSAGDWNPPNQQVPNLANYAMEKATPGNENGLPSQGQRLPANDQSTSARDGGTSQASGSQKERRKNNYGPNPFIKVNGKMYQTLGKIGSGGSSEVHKVISKECAIYALKKIKLRGRDYPTAYGFCQEIEYLNNLKGKSNIIQLIDYEVTDKNLLKEGCVSPRDGRINDDQYIYMVLEFGEIDLAHMVAQKWKERNNTTMKIDENWLRFYWQQMLEAVNTIHEERIVHSDLKPANFMLVRGSLKLIDFGIAKAIMNDTTNIQRDSQVGTLNYMSPEAFMCNEQDSGGNVVKCGRPSDIWSLGCILYQMVYGKTPFADYKTFWAKFKAVTDRNHVISYEPVDNPWLIDLMQRCLAWDRDERWRIPQLLQHPFLVPLVPGHLPRIDRDPCNLLMERFRVHCANPEVSRLCSELQVVIAKLEEDQGSPTAKHSPEKG; this is encoded by the exons ATGGAGATGAGGGGTAATTTCCTTCGCCCCCCGGCCGCTGAAGACACCGGCAAGAGCGTCACGTTCCCCAACATCGGGGACGCCAACTGCACCAACCTGAGCTCCTCCAcgggctcctcttcctcctccctctCGCTCGACCCTCCGGACTTCCTCAGCCAGGTCCATGCGGCCTGCAAGCGCCAGAGGCCTCCCG GTTCAGCGCAGTTCAAGCCACCGCGGGCAACCCGTGTCCTGCTGTCTGGAGGCGAGGGACCGACAAAAGCTGGTCCCAGCCCTTCCGTTACCCAGAATTCTGAAGGAAAGGCTATGCAGAAGCAAAGAGGCGTGCTGCGGGCCTCCAGGTTGCAGAATGTGGTGGTGCCTGATCAAAAGAATGTGAACACCACAGCCGTATTACCTGCATCAAATCAAAACGAGCTGTTGACTACACCTACGATGTTGAGTACTGTCACAGACACCCATAACCAGAATGGCAGTGAGAATGACCAGCAGAAGGTTGAAGACGATCTGTTGGTGGATCGGAATAAGTTGTCGCTAAACGTTTCGTCTTCTCAGATGACATCTCGAAATGCATCGGTGGGCATAGGTTTCAAGAAAGAGCAGTTTTATTCAGTTGGTGATGCACACTTAACTTCCCAGA GGGATGATTTTCCTGTGGCTCAATCAACCCATGATCAACACGGGGAAAATCAGAAGCTTGAGATAGCCGGTGCGGCAAGTGAGATGGATGTCAAGTATGATGCAGCAAATTTGTCTCAAATAGGTGTTGAAGAGGCTTCTAATCAGAATCATGGAGAGCCAATGACCCGTTGCTCTGTCATTGGTTCTTCTGTCACTGCTGTATCAATGTTTTCAGGGCAAAATACGCGAGTTCCTCGGAACAACCAATATGCTTCACCAATGCATATGCCTGAATGTACAGTGGAATCATCTGCAGCTATACCAGGCAGTGTCCCTCCAAAACAGCAAGCAGCTGCAATACCATCAAGTGCTGGTGATTGGAACCCCCCAAACCAGCAGGTTCCTAATCTGGCCAATTATGCCATGGAGAAAGCAACTCCTGGCAATGAAAATGGTTTGCCATCCCAAGGCCAACGATTACCTGCAAACGACCAATCTACGTCTGCCAGGGATGGTGGTACTTCACAAGCAAGTGGGAGCCAGAAGGAGCGCCGAAAAAACAATTATGGTCCTAACCCTTTCATTAAGGTGAATGGGAAAATGTATCAGACACTTGGTAAAATAGGATCTGGGGGCAGCAGTGAAGTTCACAAAGTTATATCAAAGGAGTGTGCAATATATGCCCTGAAAAAGATCAAGCTTAGAGGTCGTGACTACCCTACTGCCTATGGCTTTTGCCAAGAAATTGAATACCTGAATAATTTGAAAGGAAAGAGTAACATCATACAGTTAATTGATTATGAG GTCACTGATAAAAATTTACTTAAGGAAGGTTGTGTCTCACCTCGGGATGGAAGAATTAATGATGACCAATACATTTACATGGTCCTTGAGTTTGGAGAAATTGATTTAGCACATATGGTTGCTCAAAAGTGGAAGGAAAGGAACAACACAACTATGAAGATAGATGAAAACTGGCTGCGGTTTTATTGGCAG CAAATGCTTGAAGCAGTCAATACGATACATGAGGAACGGATAGTGCACTCCGATCTGAAGCCTGCCAATTTTATGCTTGTGAGGGGATCTCTGAAACTCATCGACTTCGGCATTGCCAAAGCTATAATGAATGATACGACAAACATTCAACGTGATTCCCAG GTAGGAACACTTAACTACATGTCACCTGAAGCATTCATGTGCAATGAGCAAGATTCAGGCGGGAATGTTGTCAAGTGTGGACGCCCATCTGATATTTGGTCCCTTGGCTGTATTCTTTACCAGATGGTGTATGGCAAGACACCATTTGCGGATTACAAGACATTCTGGGCCAAGTTTAAAGCCGTCACAGATAGGAACCATGTGATCAGCTACGAACCGGTCGACAACCCCTGGCTCATTGATCTGATGCAGAGGTGCCTTGCCTGGGACCGAGACGAACGGTGGAGAATACCTCAGTTGCTCCAGCACCCGTTTCTGGTTCCTCTGGTGCCAGGGCATTTGCCTCGCATCGATCGTGATCCATGCAATTTGCTGATGGAGAGGTTCAGAGTGCACTGCGCCAATCCCGAGGTTTCCAGACTTTGTTCCGAGCTTCAGGTTGTGATTGCGAAGCTCGAGGAGGACCAAGGCAGTCCAACCGCTAAACATAGTCCAGAGAAAGGTTAA